From the genome of Geothrix sp. 21YS21S-4, one region includes:
- a CDS encoding 5'-nucleotidase: protein MSRSLAGKLVVAISSRALFDFEEENRVFEEGDDRPYMQLQLERLDQPARPGVAFPLVKKLLAFNTGGQQRVEVVILSRNDPVSGMRAFRSALAAELPIERGVFTRGRDPFPYLRSLGATLFLSAQEKDVRAALQAGFAAARVYPDSATAADRHPDEIRIAFDGDAVLFGDEAERIYAEGGLAAFQAYEIERAAVPLPAGPFKSLLQALQPLQEMAADAPMRLRTALVTARSVPAHERPIRTLMAWNIQVDEAMFLGGLDKADFLREFEPDFFFDDQPGYCDTAAKVGPTGHVVSGVKNEVKERN from the coding sequence ATGTCCCGGTCCCTCGCAGGCAAGCTCGTCGTCGCGATTTCCTCCCGCGCGCTCTTCGATTTCGAGGAGGAGAACCGGGTATTCGAGGAGGGGGACGATCGGCCCTACATGCAGCTCCAGCTGGAGCGGCTGGACCAGCCCGCCCGCCCCGGCGTCGCCTTCCCGCTGGTGAAGAAGCTCCTCGCGTTCAACACCGGCGGACAGCAGCGGGTGGAGGTGGTGATCCTGTCGCGCAATGATCCCGTGAGCGGGATGCGGGCCTTCCGCAGCGCCCTCGCCGCGGAGCTTCCCATCGAGCGGGGCGTGTTCACCCGCGGCCGGGATCCCTTCCCGTACCTTCGGTCGCTGGGCGCCACGCTGTTCCTCTCCGCCCAGGAGAAGGACGTCCGCGCCGCGCTCCAGGCGGGCTTCGCCGCGGCCCGCGTGTATCCGGACAGCGCCACCGCCGCCGACCGCCATCCCGACGAGATTCGGATCGCCTTCGACGGCGACGCCGTCCTGTTCGGCGACGAGGCCGAGCGCATCTACGCCGAAGGCGGCCTCGCCGCCTTCCAGGCCTACGAGATCGAACGGGCCGCGGTCCCCCTCCCGGCGGGGCCCTTCAAATCGCTCCTCCAGGCCCTCCAACCCCTTCAGGAGATGGCCGCCGACGCGCCCATGCGCCTCCGCACCGCCCTCGTCACCGCCCGCAGCGTCCCCGCCCACGAGCGCCCCATCCGCACCCTCATGGCCTGGAACATCCAAGTGGACGAAGCCATGTTCCTCGGCGGCCTCGACAAAGCCGACTTCCTCCGCGAATTCGAACCCGACTTCTTCTTCGACGACCAACCCGGCTACTGCGACACCGCCGCCAAAGTGGGGCCTACGGGGCACGTGGTGTCCGGGGTGAAGAACGAAGTGAAGGAGAGAAATTGA
- a CDS encoding cysteine desulfurase family protein: MPRFYFDANATVPPHPAAVEAVARAMVEDWGNPTSTHREGQRARFRIEEARRELAVVLGVAAGELVFCASATEALHLLIRGLQPALGDRPAAVFPGEHSACLNPLRDWDRVAWLPEMPGECATMAQMAANNETGLLYAMPPALDAVRIKDCAQAWGKVPVDLSDCDAAVFSGHKMGGPRGAALLWMRSGLPWEAVMEGPQERRRRGGTEDLPAILGLAVAARHVAEREAQNAALAPVRDAFEAEVLSWNREIEVVGGNQPRLPNTSCLLIRGRNGEALHAGLDLAGFAVSTGSACHSGSVKPSHAITALGYTADEARSVIRVSMLPDAQSAEVEALAAVLKRLA, translated from the coding sequence ATGCCGCGCTTCTATTTCGACGCCAACGCCACCGTGCCGCCCCATCCGGCGGCAGTGGAGGCGGTGGCGCGGGCGATGGTGGAGGACTGGGGCAATCCCACCAGCACGCACCGCGAAGGGCAGCGGGCGCGGTTCCGGATCGAGGAGGCCCGGCGGGAGTTGGCGGTGGTCCTCGGTGTGGCCGCAGGGGAGCTGGTGTTCTGCGCCAGCGCTACGGAAGCCCTGCACCTGCTCATCCGCGGCCTTCAGCCCGCCCTGGGGGACCGCCCCGCGGCGGTGTTCCCGGGCGAGCACAGCGCCTGCCTGAATCCGCTGCGGGACTGGGACAGGGTGGCCTGGCTGCCGGAGATGCCCGGCGAGTGCGCGACGATGGCCCAGATGGCCGCCAACAACGAGACGGGCCTCCTCTACGCCATGCCGCCGGCCCTGGACGCCGTGCGGATCAAGGACTGCGCCCAGGCCTGGGGGAAGGTGCCTGTGGACCTGTCGGACTGCGACGCGGCGGTGTTCAGCGGGCACAAGATGGGCGGTCCGCGGGGGGCGGCCCTGCTGTGGATGCGATCCGGTCTGCCGTGGGAGGCGGTGATGGAAGGTCCCCAGGAGCGGCGGCGGCGGGGCGGGACCGAAGACCTGCCCGCCATCCTGGGACTGGCGGTCGCGGCGCGGCACGTGGCGGAGCGCGAGGCGCAGAATGCCGCCCTGGCGCCGGTGAGGGATGCTTTCGAGGCGGAAGTCCTCTCCTGGAACCGGGAGATAGAGGTCGTCGGCGGAAACCAGCCGCGCCTCCCCAACACCAGTTGCCTCCTGATCCGCGGCCGGAACGGGGAGGCGCTCCACGCCGGGCTGGACCTGGCGGGATTCGCCGTGAGCACCGGAAGCGCCTGCCACAGCGGATCCGTGAAGCCCAGCCACGCCATCACGGCCCTGGGCTACACCGCGGACGAGGCCCGGTCGGTGATCCGCGTCTCGATGCTGCCCGACGCGCAGTCCGCCGAGGTGGAGGCCCTGGCGGCGGTCCTCAAGCGGCTGGCGTGA
- a CDS encoding aspartate:alanine exchanger family transporter has translation MIEHILFFFAHNPLLMLFAVVALGYPISKIRIAGASFGIASILFAGIALGALVMAPGLDPALKKDISKEMKLVYELGLAVFVYAMGLSISHSFWAAFSREGIKKNAVVFLVMLASTAFVVALAKALGFNARYAAGLLTGSFTNMPALAGVIERVKGMAGVGPVELAQPTVASAIAYPVGVLVPMLVILVSAKVFGVNLREEADGLKDYQAGHQKLEAWTLRVTKPEAESLSKRDLCRAGRLHVVFGRVLRKAELLLPGADFRLKLDDLVTVVGAPDDLAQVEALIGERSHVELDRDQSALDATRVFVSRWDVVGVPLGKLDLVNRHQAIVTRVRRGDLWFVPDGDTVLELGDRVRVTTRRDNIEAIEEFFGDSYRDLSEVSFLTFAMGLAAGLALGQVPIPLGHGIVFKLGFAGGPLAAALVLGRFHRIGPLVWNFPYSANHTVRQFGLVLFAAGIGVISGEGFRAILSHDASVLPLFLGAAFLVCFLADSLTMVLGHKLFGIPLNVMFGILAGTHTQPVVLGYASHHTGNELPNVGFATVYPLATILKIVLAQVLLALIP, from the coding sequence ATGATCGAGCACATCCTCTTCTTCTTCGCGCACAACCCGCTGCTGATGCTGTTCGCCGTAGTGGCCCTGGGCTATCCCATCAGTAAGATCCGCATCGCCGGAGCCTCCTTCGGGATCGCCAGCATCCTGTTCGCGGGGATCGCCCTGGGCGCGCTGGTGATGGCGCCGGGGCTGGATCCCGCCCTCAAGAAGGACATCTCGAAGGAGATGAAGCTGGTCTACGAACTGGGCCTGGCGGTGTTCGTCTACGCCATGGGTCTGTCGATCTCGCACAGCTTCTGGGCCGCCTTCAGCCGGGAGGGCATCAAGAAGAACGCCGTGGTGTTCCTGGTGATGCTGGCGTCCACCGCCTTCGTGGTGGCGCTGGCCAAGGCCCTGGGGTTCAACGCCCGCTATGCCGCGGGCCTGCTCACGGGCAGCTTCACGAACATGCCGGCCCTGGCGGGCGTCATCGAGCGGGTGAAGGGCATGGCGGGCGTCGGCCCCGTGGAGCTGGCGCAGCCCACGGTGGCGTCCGCCATCGCCTATCCGGTGGGCGTGCTGGTCCCCATGCTGGTGATCCTCGTCAGCGCCAAGGTGTTCGGCGTGAACCTGCGGGAGGAGGCCGACGGGCTGAAGGACTACCAGGCGGGTCACCAGAAGCTGGAGGCCTGGACCCTCCGCGTGACGAAACCCGAGGCGGAATCCCTCAGCAAGCGGGACCTCTGCCGGGCGGGGCGGCTCCACGTGGTGTTCGGCCGCGTGCTGCGCAAGGCGGAGCTGCTGCTTCCCGGGGCCGACTTCCGGCTGAAGCTGGACGACCTCGTGACCGTGGTGGGCGCGCCCGACGACCTGGCCCAGGTGGAGGCGCTCATCGGCGAGCGCAGCCACGTGGAGCTGGACCGGGACCAGAGCGCCTTGGACGCCACGCGGGTTTTCGTGTCGCGCTGGGACGTGGTGGGCGTGCCCCTCGGCAAGCTGGACCTCGTCAACCGGCACCAGGCCATCGTCACCCGCGTCCGCCGCGGGGATCTCTGGTTCGTGCCCGACGGCGACACGGTCCTGGAATTGGGCGACCGCGTCCGCGTGACCACCCGCCGCGACAACATCGAAGCCATCGAGGAATTCTTCGGAGACAGCTACCGCGACCTGAGCGAGGTGAGCTTCCTGACCTTCGCCATGGGGCTGGCGGCGGGCCTGGCGCTGGGGCAGGTGCCCATTCCCCTGGGCCATGGGATCGTGTTCAAGCTGGGCTTCGCGGGCGGGCCTCTGGCGGCGGCGCTGGTGCTGGGGCGGTTCCACCGCATCGGACCCCTGGTCTGGAACTTTCCGTACAGCGCCAACCACACCGTCCGCCAGTTCGGGCTGGTGCTGTTCGCGGCGGGTATCGGCGTGATCTCCGGCGAGGGCTTCCGCGCCATCCTGTCGCACGACGCGTCGGTCCTCCCCCTGTTCCTCGGCGCCGCATTCCTGGTCTGCTTCCTGGCGGATTCGCTGACGATGGTCCTGGGCCACAAGCTGTTCGGCATCCCCCTCAACGTGATGTTCGGGATCCTGGCCGGGACCCACACCCAGCCCGTGGTGCTGGGCTACGCCAGCCACCACACGGGCAACGAACTGCCCAACGTGGGCTTCGCCACCGTGTATCCGCTCGCGACCATCCTCAAGATCGTCCTGGCGCAGGTGCTGCTGGCGCTGATCCCGTAG
- a CDS encoding alkaline phosphatase family protein: MRRSAVLALLLLFLPARAGAAPEVAEGPVLILSEDGLGADQFRPDTMPQLWALAQKGLRGAVRPPFPATTFNGHITLATGCWPEHHGVVANAYYRPEDHGFVPAAHRVEDIQREPLWVAATRSGVRTAVFHWVGATGPWEGVTPWRMQSFQAGRTDAEGLAFCEAALAEGARLVMGYFSGTDEEGHHHGPRSPETLAKLRTLDAELAPWLERMRAAHPGLRVILTADHGMASMKRRVHLPSVLDGLPADLVAHGGSAYVYLKRPADAPAALARLRKAGLRAWPRAQVPARYHLAGNPRVGDIVVLAPLGTWLSQARNSREEATERRGRAGAHAYASEAALMRAWLVVLGAGEGTLPDLPAWDIAPTAAAWLGIRWAQAPDGKPVAALLRGR; encoded by the coding sequence ATGCGCCGTTCCGCCGTTCTCGCCCTCCTGCTCCTCTTCCTCCCGGCGCGGGCCGGCGCGGCTCCCGAAGTCGCGGAAGGACCGGTGCTGATCCTCAGCGAGGACGGCCTGGGCGCCGACCAGTTCCGCCCCGACACCATGCCCCAGCTGTGGGCGCTGGCCCAAAAGGGCCTCCGCGGCGCCGTCCGCCCGCCCTTCCCCGCCACCACCTTCAACGGCCACATCACCCTGGCCACGGGCTGCTGGCCCGAGCACCACGGCGTGGTCGCCAACGCCTACTACCGGCCGGAGGACCACGGCTTCGTTCCCGCCGCGCACCGGGTGGAGGACATCCAGCGCGAGCCGCTGTGGGTGGCCGCCACCCGGAGCGGCGTCCGCACCGCCGTCTTCCACTGGGTGGGCGCCACGGGCCCCTGGGAAGGCGTGACGCCCTGGCGGATGCAGTCGTTCCAGGCGGGCCGGACCGACGCCGAGGGCCTGGCCTTCTGCGAAGCCGCCCTGGCGGAAGGCGCCCGGCTGGTCATGGGCTACTTCTCCGGCACCGACGAGGAGGGCCATCACCACGGCCCCCGCAGTCCGGAGACCCTTGCCAAACTGCGAACCCTCGACGCGGAATTGGCCCCCTGGCTGGAGCGGATGCGGGCGGCCCACCCGGGCCTGCGCGTCATCCTCACCGCCGATCACGGCATGGCTTCCATGAAGCGCCGCGTCCACCTCCCCAGCGTCCTGGACGGCCTTCCCGCCGATCTCGTCGCCCACGGCGGGAGCGCCTACGTCTACCTGAAGCGCCCCGCGGACGCCCCCGCCGCTCTGGCGCGGCTCCGGAAGGCGGGGCTCCGCGCCTGGCCGCGCGCCCAGGTGCCCGCCCGCTACCACCTCGCGGGCAACCCCCGAGTGGGCGACATCGTCGTCCTGGCGCCGCTGGGCACGTGGCTGTCCCAGGCCCGGAACAGCCGGGAGGAAGCCACCGAGCGCCGCGGTCGCGCGGGCGCCCATGCCTACGCCTCCGAGGCCGCACTCATGCGGGCGTGGCTGGTGGTCCTCGGCGCGGGCGAAGGCACTCTGCCGGACCTGCCCGCCTGGGACATCGCCCCCACCGCGGCGGCGTGGCTGGGCATCCGCTGGGCCCAAGCACCCGACGGAAAGCCCGTGGCCGCGCTGCTTCGGGGCCGATGA
- a CDS encoding class I SAM-dependent rRNA methyltransferase yields the protein MSGLPNAPRWPYPLLRLKPGKEGLVSKRHPWVFSGALARPSESPLVRLADDSGCVIGVGTASAGSALAARVFRFEDAPLDEAFFRGRFESALALRKELGLWEPEGGCRWVFGEGDGLPGLVVDRYAQALVIQVGTAGLEALREVWWPVLFELGKREGIAAFVERSQSGRREEGLDPVNRLLKGSLSGPVTVREGAARLSVDLLRGQKTGFFLDQRDHRLQLGRVSEGKRVLNAFGYTGGFSIHAGLGGAAQVATLDISIPALDQADRDWAANGLDPAAHVRMEGDAFDLMRQLEPAAWDRVIVDPPAFAKQRKDVDKAFKAYKDVFRLGARATAPGGMLWCFSCSQHLDRTRFQEAVWTALLEAGREARVLAHLGQPADHPYALNHPEGFYLKGLWLSVD from the coding sequence ATGTCTGGACTCCCGAACGCTCCCCGCTGGCCCTATCCGCTGCTCCGCCTCAAACCCGGGAAGGAGGGCCTGGTCTCCAAGCGCCATCCCTGGGTCTTTTCCGGCGCGCTGGCGCGGCCGTCGGAATCGCCGCTGGTGCGCCTGGCGGACGATTCGGGTTGCGTGATCGGCGTCGGCACGGCCAGCGCCGGAAGCGCGCTCGCGGCGCGGGTGTTCCGCTTCGAGGATGCGCCTCTGGACGAAGCCTTTTTCCGGGGGCGGTTCGAATCCGCGCTGGCCCTCCGCAAGGAACTGGGCCTGTGGGAGCCGGAGGGCGGCTGCCGGTGGGTGTTCGGCGAGGGCGACGGCCTCCCCGGCCTCGTCGTGGACCGTTACGCCCAGGCGCTGGTGATCCAGGTCGGGACCGCGGGCCTGGAGGCCCTTCGCGAGGTGTGGTGGCCCGTCCTGTTCGAGTTGGGCAAGCGGGAGGGCATCGCCGCGTTCGTGGAGCGCAGCCAATCGGGCCGCCGAGAGGAGGGGCTGGATCCCGTGAACCGCCTGCTGAAGGGCAGCCTGAGCGGCCCGGTCACGGTGCGCGAAGGCGCCGCGAGGCTGAGCGTGGACCTGCTGCGCGGCCAGAAGACCGGGTTCTTCCTGGACCAGCGCGACCACCGCCTGCAGCTTGGCCGGGTATCGGAGGGGAAGCGGGTGCTGAACGCCTTCGGCTACACCGGCGGATTCAGCATCCACGCCGGTCTCGGCGGTGCCGCCCAGGTGGCGACCCTGGACATCAGCATCCCCGCCCTTGACCAGGCGGACCGCGACTGGGCCGCCAACGGGCTGGATCCCGCCGCCCACGTGCGAATGGAAGGGGACGCCTTCGACCTGATGCGCCAGCTGGAGCCGGCCGCATGGGATCGCGTGATCGTCGATCCTCCCGCCTTCGCCAAGCAGCGGAAGGACGTGGACAAGGCCTTCAAGGCCTACAAGGATGTCTTCCGCCTCGGCGCCCGCGCCACGGCGCCGGGTGGGATGCTGTGGTGCTTCTCCTGCAGCCAGCACCTCGACCGGACGCGCTTCCAGGAAGCCGTGTGGACCGCCCTCCTCGAAGCCGGCCGCGAAGCCCGCGTCCTCGCCCACCTCGGCCAGCCCGCCGACCACCCCTACGCCCTGAACCACCCCGAGGGCTTCTACCTCAAGGGACTGTGGTTGAGCGTGGATTGA
- the ttcA gene encoding tRNA 2-thiocytidine(32) synthetase TtcA — MSNPCALPSLALPPTEADLKGLPALERKLARRLGEANAAHRLIEAGDRILVAVSGGKDSWALLDILERLRKRAPVTFQVEAATVDPGFPQFNPDPIAETCERIGVPHHVISAPIDRMVRSKPDELPCIICSRLRRGVLYSFAKQQGFSKIALGHHLDDLVETLLINLFFEGRLSTMPLRLVSDDGANTVIRPLGTCEEKDLQRYAWLRGFPIVPCGCPLCGCSSLESRRKQVKELVASLETTIPRLKASMLGAMGNVKPSHLLDLSLGASIAKGGDEAVAGLG, encoded by the coding sequence ATGAGCAATCCCTGCGCCCTTCCCAGCCTCGCCCTGCCTCCGACCGAGGCCGACCTCAAGGGCCTTCCCGCCCTTGAGCGGAAGCTCGCGCGCCGCCTGGGCGAGGCCAATGCCGCCCACCGGCTGATCGAGGCGGGCGACCGCATCCTCGTCGCCGTCAGCGGGGGGAAGGATTCCTGGGCCCTGCTGGACATCCTGGAGCGCCTTCGGAAGCGGGCGCCGGTGACCTTCCAGGTCGAGGCCGCCACGGTGGATCCCGGCTTTCCCCAGTTCAACCCCGATCCCATCGCCGAAACCTGCGAGCGGATCGGCGTTCCCCATCACGTCATCTCCGCCCCCATCGACAGGATGGTGCGGAGCAAGCCCGACGAGCTGCCCTGCATCATCTGCTCGCGGCTGCGGCGGGGCGTGCTGTATTCCTTCGCCAAGCAGCAGGGCTTCTCCAAGATCGCCCTGGGCCACCACCTGGACGACCTGGTCGAGACCCTGCTGATCAACCTGTTCTTCGAGGGCCGCCTGAGCACCATGCCCCTGCGCCTGGTCAGCGACGACGGCGCCAACACCGTCATCCGCCCCCTGGGCACCTGCGAGGAGAAGGACCTCCAGCGCTACGCGTGGTTGCGGGGCTTCCCCATCGTCCCCTGCGGCTGCCCCCTGTGCGGCTGCTCCAGCCTGGAGAGCCGGCGCAAGCAGGTGAAGGAACTCGTCGCCTCCCTGGAGACCACCATCCCCCGGCTCAAGGCGTCCATGCTGGGCGCCATGGGCAACGTCAAGCCCTCGCATCTGCTGGACCTGAGCCTCGGGGCCTCGATCGCAAAGGGCGGGGACGAGGCCGTGGCGGGGCTGGGGTAG
- a CDS encoding Rrf2 family transcriptional regulator: MSFVKISARGRYSMQALFDLAHHSHGQPVPLHVIAERQKLSLPFLEQIFNKLKKAGIVASVRGPKGGYILTRPCNQVSVGEILRLTDSGFYAVAKEDPIAADRLLMADERMSRVLWSRLSDHISAFMEKVTFADLCSETASNTCPDCTCPDYVRDVQGQIVRGERRACGVM, translated from the coding sequence ATGTCGTTCGTGAAGATCTCGGCCCGAGGCAGGTACAGCATGCAGGCCCTGTTCGACCTGGCCCACCACAGCCACGGCCAGCCGGTGCCCCTGCACGTGATCGCCGAGCGCCAGAAGCTCTCCCTGCCCTTCCTCGAACAGATCTTCAACAAGCTGAAGAAGGCCGGAATCGTCGCCAGCGTCCGCGGGCCCAAGGGCGGCTACATCCTGACCCGGCCCTGCAATCAGGTGAGCGTGGGCGAGATCCTCCGCCTCACCGACAGCGGGTTCTACGCCGTGGCGAAGGAGGATCCCATCGCCGCCGACCGCCTGCTGATGGCCGACGAGCGGATGAGCCGCGTCCTGTGGAGTCGCCTGTCCGACCACATCTCTGCCTTCATGGAGAAGGTGACCTTCGCCGACCTGTGTTCCGAGACCGCCAGCAACACCTGTCCGGACTGCACCTGTCCCGACTACGTGCGGGACGTTCAGGGGCAGATCGTGCGCGGGGAGCGCCGGGCCTGCGGCGTGATGTAG
- a CDS encoding ABC transporter substrate-binding protein: MLWRALFLSTALFCGLSAAEPIRVAVDEWTTVNPLLLSRDVDGEAVDLVFDRLVTLDAGGNFIPELLEKWTVLKGGREVVLDLRPGMTWHDGSPIEAEDVVFTWQSLRLPQVRALADTVGGVTSLDSVVAEGPLRVRIRLSRPRGTLLSDLYNFIPVPRRHYRVGARPMAEPVNFLPVGSGPYRVVERATTKLLRLERWDGYKGPHPGAWPAFEFRDPAGERSTAEAILAGRYHFAATAALPHYLVRKGALGSDRLQVFSVPQAAFGAFFLNCDPRRSLLGELAVRQALAELVPWEEFARARQFFPTRLASSFWPPESWAHDATPRPLPQIGRAEAILEAAGWRMGPNGIRRDAQGRPLTLVAYEQNSSTRRSTARLLAERAAKAGIRIEVRKLSFQALTEASAAHEGDLWSYGWTTSLDPDVDSPLFTREGYRTKANVSSYLNAEVDRLFDEGRHTLDPEVRKKIYLKLSEIIWRDKPVIPLNYNLARILATRQLKGVGFNVLGQSYGFWPGKRGWTLTE, from the coding sequence ATGCTCTGGCGCGCCCTCTTCCTGTCCACTGCACTTTTCTGCGGCCTGAGCGCGGCGGAACCCATTCGGGTGGCCGTGGACGAGTGGACCACCGTGAATCCCCTGCTCCTGTCGAGGGACGTGGACGGGGAAGCCGTGGACCTGGTCTTCGACCGGCTCGTCACGCTGGACGCCGGCGGGAACTTCATTCCGGAACTGCTGGAGAAGTGGACGGTGCTCAAGGGCGGCCGGGAGGTCGTCCTGGACCTGCGGCCGGGGATGACCTGGCACGACGGGTCTCCGATCGAAGCCGAGGACGTGGTCTTCACGTGGCAGAGTCTGCGCCTGCCGCAGGTGCGGGCGCTGGCGGACACGGTGGGAGGCGTGACGAGCCTCGACAGCGTCGTGGCCGAAGGTCCGCTGCGCGTCCGCATCCGCCTCTCCCGTCCGCGGGGGACGCTGCTTTCCGACCTCTACAACTTCATCCCCGTTCCCCGCCGCCACTACCGCGTGGGCGCCCGGCCCATGGCCGAGCCGGTGAACTTCCTGCCCGTGGGCTCGGGTCCGTATCGCGTCGTGGAGCGCGCCACCACGAAGCTTCTCCGGCTGGAGCGGTGGGATGGCTACAAGGGGCCCCATCCGGGCGCCTGGCCCGCGTTCGAATTCCGGGATCCCGCCGGCGAGCGATCCACGGCGGAAGCCATCCTGGCGGGCCGGTACCACTTCGCCGCGACGGCGGCGCTGCCCCACTACCTGGTGCGGAAGGGCGCGCTGGGCAGCGACCGTCTCCAGGTCTTTTCCGTGCCCCAGGCCGCGTTCGGGGCCTTCTTTCTGAACTGCGATCCGCGCCGCAGCCTCCTGGGCGAACTGGCGGTCCGGCAGGCATTGGCGGAACTGGTCCCGTGGGAGGAGTTCGCCCGCGCGCGCCAGTTCTTCCCCACGCGGCTGGCGTCTTCTTTCTGGCCGCCGGAGAGCTGGGCCCATGACGCCACGCCCCGGCCGCTGCCCCAGATCGGGCGGGCGGAGGCCATCCTGGAAGCTGCGGGTTGGCGGATGGGACCCAATGGGATCCGCCGCGACGCGCAGGGGCGGCCTCTGACCCTGGTGGCCTACGAGCAGAACTCCTCTACGCGGCGAAGCACCGCCCGGCTCCTCGCCGAGCGCGCCGCGAAGGCGGGCATCCGGATCGAGGTGCGGAAGCTGTCGTTCCAGGCGCTCACGGAGGCGTCGGCCGCCCACGAGGGCGACCTCTGGTCCTACGGATGGACGACCTCCCTCGACCCCGACGTGGACAGCCCCCTGTTCACCCGGGAGGGCTACCGCACCAAGGCGAACGTCAGCAGCTACCTGAACGCGGAAGTGGACCGCCTGTTCGACGAGGGCCGCCACACCCTGGATCCGGAGGTCCGGAAGAAGATCTACCTCAAGCTGTCCGAGATCATCTGGCGCGACAAGCCCGTGATCCCCCTCAACTACAACCTGGCGCGGATCCTCGCCACGCGGCAGCTGAAGGGTGTGGGCTTCAACGTCCTGGGCCAGAGCTACGGGTTCTGGCCCGGGAAGCGCGGCTGGACCCTGACGGAATAG
- a CDS encoding YafY family protein — protein sequence MAVTKTPRKKPVTAAVEEEQPAPKAKAAPAKKAASKKAGASEPAPKTRAAKGKAKPEEPVVEPVSAPSESAAPLPVPAPVPEAVAAPKPVAATAPSALVEALLAAIREGRAVEFIFADGDANAPRTFEPRQLTFDALSQAWFVWGWDRRYNAERHHRVDLLAEVNAVEGVGRAAQGPYPEGTPANQIGGWLGGEPIAVKATLLKQWVFAIKQAPPAFPHFKIEEQGDGQALVSFTATDLRAIARWAMQFGDGIQVLEPTRLVDRVKQVGAVWAGRERQPAALPPKPAPRPEPAPEPRRSESRPSHESRSESRPERAPRERDREEAPKGKAGKVEIIRFDRL from the coding sequence ATGGCCGTGACCAAGACCCCCCGCAAGAAGCCCGTGACCGCCGCCGTGGAGGAAGAGCAGCCCGCGCCGAAGGCCAAGGCTGCGCCCGCGAAGAAGGCCGCTTCCAAGAAGGCCGGTGCCTCCGAACCCGCCCCGAAGACCCGCGCCGCGAAGGGCAAGGCGAAGCCCGAAGAGCCGGTCGTCGAGCCCGTTTCCGCCCCGTCCGAATCCGCCGCCCCCCTGCCGGTGCCCGCTCCCGTGCCGGAAGCGGTGGCCGCTCCCAAGCCCGTCGCCGCGACGGCCCCGTCCGCCCTGGTGGAGGCTCTTCTGGCGGCGATCCGCGAGGGCCGAGCCGTGGAGTTCATCTTCGCGGACGGCGACGCCAACGCGCCCCGCACCTTCGAGCCGCGCCAGCTCACCTTCGACGCGCTCAGCCAGGCGTGGTTCGTGTGGGGCTGGGACCGCCGCTACAACGCCGAGCGCCACCACCGGGTGGATCTGCTCGCCGAGGTGAACGCGGTGGAGGGCGTCGGCCGCGCGGCCCAGGGGCCCTACCCCGAGGGAACGCCCGCCAATCAGATCGGCGGCTGGCTGGGCGGCGAGCCCATCGCCGTGAAGGCCACGCTGCTGAAGCAGTGGGTCTTCGCCATCAAGCAGGCGCCCCCCGCCTTCCCCCACTTCAAGATCGAGGAGCAGGGCGACGGCCAGGCGCTGGTCTCCTTCACCGCCACGGACCTCCGCGCCATCGCCCGCTGGGCCATGCAGTTCGGCGACGGGATCCAGGTGCTGGAACCCACGCGCCTCGTGGACCGCGTCAAGCAGGTGGGCGCCGTGTGGGCGGGCCGCGAGCGCCAGCCCGCCGCCCTTCCCCCCAAGCCCGCGCCGCGGCCCGAACCCGCCCCCGAGCCCCGGCGGAGCGAGTCCCGCCCCTCGCACGAATCGCGGTCGGAATCCCGCCCCGAGCGCGCCCCGCGGGAACGCGACCGCGAGGAAGCCCCCAAGGGCAAGGCCGGAAAAGTGGAGATCATCCGCTTCGACCGGCTCTGA